From the genome of Fusobacterium varium, one region includes:
- a CDS encoding ferrichrome/ferrioxamine B periplasmic transporter gives MIKKNFLKLFTICLFISFIFLGKNVYSNELQQHEKSNRITFTDLSNRKIEIDAPVNRIFLGFYEESYLAVAENFDKVVSISKGEWADFFNDQYNAYEKQMPEIAKIIDTGSIYKGSFSMETLLNSKPQVAIVAPFQYETLAENIDKLEKSGIKVIVIDYNSQTLENHIKSTKILGKITGNEKRAEELIRNYENALNEVKERVENIKNRKKVYIELGNLGADQIGNSYGNYLWGSLVKLAGGNNIAENKIDSYGPLSPEYILTSNPDTIFFAGANWANDAGNRVLIGFNVSPEQTWKRLTPYTKRTGWKKLNAIKNGEIYAVNHGGLRSIYDYVYVQYIAKSLYPELFEDIDPKENLENFYKKYLPITPEGTFMTKYNKK, from the coding sequence ATGATTAAAAAAAATTTTTTAAAATTATTTACAATATGTTTATTTATTAGCTTTATTTTCTTAGGAAAAAATGTATATTCCAATGAGCTTCAGCAGCATGAAAAGAGTAATAGGATCACTTTTACTGATCTTTCTAATAGAAAAATTGAAATTGATGCTCCTGTTAATAGAATTTTTTTAGGTTTTTATGAGGAATCTTATTTAGCAGTTGCAGAAAATTTTGATAAAGTTGTAAGTATATCTAAAGGAGAATGGGCAGATTTTTTTAACGATCAATATAATGCTTATGAAAAACAAATGCCGGAAATAGCTAAAATTATAGATACTGGCTCTATTTATAAAGGTTCTTTCAGTATGGAAACTTTATTAAATTCTAAGCCTCAGGTGGCTATAGTTGCTCCTTTCCAATATGAAACTCTGGCTGAAAATATAGATAAATTAGAAAAGTCTGGAATAAAAGTTATTGTAATTGACTATAATTCTCAAACTTTAGAAAATCATATAAAAAGTACAAAAATTTTAGGAAAAATTACTGGAAATGAAAAGAGAGCTGAAGAATTAATAAGAAATTATGAAAATGCCTTAAATGAAGTAAAAGAAAGAGTAGAAAATATTAAAAATAGGAAAAAAGTATATATAGAATTAGGTAATCTAGGTGCAGATCAAATAGGTAATAGTTATGGTAATTATTTATGGGGAAGTCTTGTAAAATTAGCTGGAGGTAATAATATAGCAGAAAATAAAATTGACAGTTATGGTCCATTAAGTCCAGAATATATTTTAACATCTAATCCTGATACAATATTCTTTGCTGGAGCAAACTGGGCTAATGATGCTGGAAACAGAGTTTTAATTGGATTTAATGTTTCTCCCGAACAAACATGGAAAAGACTTACTCCATATACAAAAAGAACTGGTTGGAAAAAATTAAATGCCATAAAAAATGGTGAAATATATGCTGTAAATCATGGTGGACTTCGTTCTATCTATGATTATGTCTATGTACAATATATAGCAAAGTCTTTATATCCTGAATTATTTGAAGATATTGACCCTAAAGAAAATTTAGAAAATTTTTATAAAAAATATCTTCCAATTACTCCAGAAGGAACTTTTATGACAAAATATAATAAAAAATAG
- a CDS encoding Probable ABC transporter permease protein HI_1471: MNKKINGEEVYKKINKKRQMAFYISLVAIIIMLLFDLMTGSSGMTLKDTLKALLAGPSSESIEASIIWNIRLPMTLICLTVGASLGLAGTQMQTILSNPLASPYTLGVSSAAGFGAAIAFISGFPFKGIPWLNAPFMAFAMTLLGTMAIYFLGKLKGMKAQSMVLFGIVTHFFFQALLSLVQFRSTPEVAGQIVYWMFGSLLKSTWTGVIVSGVIFLICSILLSRYAWKLTAIAAGEERAKSLGIDTDKVRLHVFLLSSLLTAGAVAFVGTIGFIGLVAPHFSRYFAGEDQRYLAPMASLFGVLLIACASILAKIIIPGIIIPIGIVTSLIGVPFLIFLILKKGV, encoded by the coding sequence ATGAATAAAAAAATCAATGGGGAAGAAGTATATAAAAAAATAAATAAAAAACGGCAAATGGCTTTCTATATTTCCTTAGTTGCAATAATTATAATGCTACTCTTTGACCTCATGACAGGTTCTTCTGGAATGACTTTAAAAGATACACTAAAAGCACTTTTGGCAGGTCCTTCCTCTGAAAGTATAGAAGCTTCTATCATTTGGAATATCAGACTTCCTATGACACTTATATGTCTGACAGTTGGTGCATCATTAGGTTTAGCAGGTACACAGATGCAAACTATACTTTCTAATCCACTAGCAAGTCCATATACTTTAGGAGTATCCTCTGCTGCTGGTTTTGGAGCAGCAATAGCTTTTATATCTGGGTTTCCGTTTAAAGGAATACCATGGCTAAATGCTCCTTTTATGGCATTTGCCATGACTTTGCTGGGTACAATGGCGATTTACTTTTTAGGAAAACTAAAAGGTATGAAGGCTCAATCTATGGTACTTTTTGGAATAGTTACACATTTCTTCTTTCAAGCATTACTATCTCTAGTACAATTTCGTTCTACTCCTGAGGTAGCAGGTCAAATTGTTTACTGGATGTTTGGAAGTCTGCTTAAATCAACTTGGACGGGAGTCATAGTAAGTGGAGTTATATTTTTAATTTGCAGTATATTGTTATCCAGATATGCTTGGAAATTGACTGCAATAGCTGCTGGAGAAGAAAGAGCTAAAAGTCTGGGAATAGACACAGATAAAGTAAGGCTACATGTATTTTTATTAAGTTCACTCCTTACAGCTGGTGCTGTGGCATTTGTTGGAACTATAGGTTTTATAGGACTGGTAGCTCCACACTTTTCAAGATATTTTGCAGGAGAGGATCAAAGATATCTAGCCCCTATGGCTTCTCTTTTTGGAGTATTATTAATTGCATGTGCTTCAATTTTAGCTAAAATAATTATTCCTGGAATAATTATTCCAATTGGAATAGTAACATCTCTTATTGGTGTTCCATTCTTAATTTTCTTAATTCTAAAGAAAGGGGTATGA
- the fhuC_1 gene encoding Iron(3+)-hydroxamate import ATP-binding protein FhuC — translation MLKMNLTDIKISYGKSNIIKNIKAEFHGGKVISLIGPNGTGKTTLLKAIAHLVKYEGDINVIGETGYKNFRDSFTYVPQMSVNNINLTVFEIVLLGRVRDLTWKIEKIHLNAVAEILDELNLSHLSYSKFSSLSGGQKQMVIMAQAMVSKPKILLLDEPTSALDLKHQLQIMETAKKYTKKTGSITVIVLHDIALAARYSDEILLLHEGYSVQQGIPEDVLKEELLEEIYGVELDISKSSRGFISITPIKTK, via the coding sequence ATGCTAAAAATGAATCTTACAGACATAAAAATAAGCTATGGTAAAAGTAATATTATAAAAAATATAAAAGCTGAATTTCATGGTGGAAAAGTAATTTCACTAATTGGTCCTAATGGAACTGGAAAAACTACATTGCTGAAAGCTATTGCTCACTTAGTAAAGTATGAAGGAGATATCAACGTTATTGGGGAAACTGGTTATAAAAATTTTAGAGATAGTTTTACATATGTTCCTCAGATGTCTGTTAATAATATTAATCTAACTGTTTTTGAAATAGTTTTATTGGGAAGAGTAAGAGATTTAACATGGAAAATTGAAAAAATTCATTTAAATGCTGTAGCTGAAATACTTGATGAATTAAATTTAAGCCATTTAAGCTACAGTAAATTCTCAAGTTTAAGTGGAGGACAAAAACAAATGGTTATAATGGCACAGGCAATGGTTTCAAAACCTAAAATTTTATTATTAGATGAACCTACAAGTGCCTTGGATTTAAAACATCAGCTCCAGATTATGGAAACAGCAAAAAAATATACAAAAAAAACAGGCTCTATAACAGTTATTGTTTTGCATGATATAGCATTAGCAGCTAGATATAGTGATGAAATACTACTTTTACATGAGGGCTATTCTGTACAACAGGGAATTCCTGAAGATGTTTTGAAGGAAGAATTGTTAGAAGAAATATATGGAGTTGAGCTTGACATTTCCAAAAGCTCCAGAGGTTTTATTTCTATAACCCCAATAAAAACAAAGTGA
- a CDS encoding Predicted permeases — MNKGITMAVMSSLTFSIMNVLVKLVSTRIPSSEITFFRGLIGTILVLIFMKVQKVKFSNKENKILYLRGLLGGIYMLTYFYAISKLKLGDVSILVQLSGVFVVIFSSIFLKEKLQPKTYIFIFAIIIGTCIIINPLKFSSYSQYAIFGILAAAFSGAASITIRYLARSGLHHNYEIMFFFLFISTIVAIPLMYSNFIIPNGKELIILIIIGVVSFIAQIFLTGAFSHQNAIIVEFVRYIGIFINNLWGFIIFKETITLQSIIGGTIIVISTILLSKTQKDK; from the coding sequence ATGAATAAAGGAATAACAATGGCAGTTATGTCATCACTTACTTTCAGTATTATGAACGTTTTAGTAAAATTAGTAAGTACAAGAATTCCATCTTCTGAAATTACATTTTTTAGAGGTCTAATTGGTACTATTCTTGTTTTAATATTTATGAAAGTCCAAAAAGTAAAATTTTCCAATAAGGAAAATAAAATATTATATTTACGGGGATTACTAGGTGGAATTTATATGCTGACATACTTCTATGCCATATCAAAATTGAAATTAGGAGATGTATCTATACTAGTTCAATTATCTGGAGTTTTTGTTGTAATCTTTTCTTCAATTTTTCTTAAAGAGAAGCTGCAGCCTAAAACATATATTTTTATTTTTGCTATAATTATTGGAACCTGTATAATTATAAATCCTTTAAAATTTTCTTCATATTCCCAATATGCAATATTTGGTATTCTGGCAGCAGCTTTTTCTGGAGCAGCATCTATTACAATAAGATATTTAGCTAGATCAGGATTGCACCATAATTATGAAATTATGTTTTTTTTCCTGTTTATATCAACAATAGTTGCTATTCCGTTGATGTACTCAAATTTTATAATTCCTAATGGAAAAGAACTTATTATTTTAATTATAATTGGAGTTGTTTCTTTTATTGCACAAATATTTTTAACAGGAGCATTTTCACATCAAAATGCAATTATTGTTGAATTTGTAAGATATATAGGAATTTTTATAAATAATTTATGGGGATTTATTATTTTTAAAGAAACAATTACACTACAATCTATTATTGGAGGTACTATTATAGTAATATCAACAATCTTATTATCAAAAACTCAAAAAGATAAATAG
- a CDS encoding Nicotianamine synthase protein, whose amino-acid sequence MNNNLIFQLKVIRFKISEALKLYEKTGEKDNFLKECIEELCSFILNEKNYMDFILNSENNLIKNLIRDIRDRAAEALEILEKIEARNILNEENTAFKYGDDLALAVKREIEDYKILKSSKVLLIGSGAMPITAYTIFKETAAHITCVDIDSEALNLSKKVTDKLGIQGVYFEGDIEAVEIENFSHIIIASLVQKKCELVDYVSQKINNDAKIILRYGNEIKEAFNFPLCIKEINDFTKTVIRDKSFIYDTLLLERI is encoded by the coding sequence ATGAATAATAATTTAATATTTCAATTAAAAGTTATAAGATTTAAAATATCAGAGGCCTTAAAATTATATGAAAAGACTGGAGAGAAGGATAATTTTTTAAAAGAATGTATTGAAGAGCTGTGTTCTTTCATCTTAAATGAAAAAAATTACATGGATTTTATTTTAAATTCTGAAAACAATTTAATAAAAAACCTCATAAGAGATATCAGAGATAGAGCAGCTGAGGCTTTGGAAATTTTGGAAAAAATAGAGGCAAGAAATATTTTAAATGAAGAAAATACTGCATTTAAATATGGAGATGACCTGGCTTTAGCTGTAAAACGTGAGATTGAAGATTACAAAATTTTAAAATCTTCAAAAGTTTTATTAATAGGCTCTGGTGCAATGCCCATAACAGCTTATACTATTTTTAAGGAAACAGCAGCTCACATTACATGTGTTGATATAGATTCAGAAGCTCTTAATTTATCTAAAAAAGTTACAGACAAATTAGGGATTCAAGGAGTTTATTTTGAAGGAGATATAGAGGCTGTAGAAATAGAAAATTTTTCTCATATAATTATAGCTTCTTTAGTCCAGAAAAAATGTGAATTAGTAGATTATGTATCTCAAAAAATAAATAATGATGCAAAAATTATTTTGAGATATGGTAATGAAATCAAGGAAGCCTTTAATTTCCCCTTATGTATAAAAGAGATAAATGATTTTACCAAGACTGTAATTAGAGATAAAAGCTTTATATATGATACATTGCTACTAGAAAGGATATAA
- a CDS encoding Predicted membrane protein, which yields MLILFIASVALTSILEFLTGFILEKIFHYRWWDYSDVPFNICGYICLKFSILWGLACVLVVDIVHPVVESVISWLPLFAGKIILVVAGIFMIIDFIVTVKTVLKLNAKLEKLEKIAEDIHKFSDKIGGKVSSDFITAQDKIEELKLKREELLKNIPWLEKRIMKSFPNMKSTKYDEDTLSTMKEVDNK from the coding sequence ATGCTTATTCTTTTCATAGCTTCTGTGGCATTGACTTCTATACTAGAATTTTTAACAGGATTTATTCTTGAAAAGATATTTCACTATAGATGGTGGGATTATTCAGATGTTCCCTTTAATATATGTGGATATATATGTTTGAAGTTTTCTATTTTATGGGGACTTGCCTGTGTATTGGTAGTAGATATTGTACACCCTGTTGTGGAAAGTGTTATATCATGGCTCCCTTTGTTTGCAGGAAAAATAATTCTAGTAGTAGCTGGGATATTTATGATAATAGATTTTATAGTTACAGTAAAAACTGTATTAAAGCTTAATGCAAAATTAGAAAAACTAGAGAAAATAGCAGAGGATATTCATAAGTTTTCTGATAAAATTGGAGGTAAGGTATCATCAGATTTTATAACAGCTCAAGATAAGATAGAGGAATTAAAATTAAAGAGAGAAGAGTTATTAAAAAATATTCCATGGCTGGAAAAACGTATTATGAAATCATTTCCAAATATGAAATCTACAAAGTATGATGAAGATACATTATCTACTATGAAAGAGGTAGATAATAAATAA
- a CDS encoding Predicted membrane protein: protein MYRYLFYFLIYSFLGWCVEVCYATLNTKKFINRGFLNGPYCPIYGVGVMTIIYFVFPLKIICLFFS, encoded by the coding sequence ATGTATAGATATTTATTTTATTTTTTGATTTATTCTTTTTTAGGCTGGTGTGTAGAAGTTTGTTATGCAACTCTTAATACTAAAAAATTTATAAATAGAGGTTTTTTGAATGGACCTTATTGTCCAATATATGGTGTAGGGGTTATGACCATTATATATTTTGTTTTTCCACTAAAAATAATATGCTTATTCTTTTCATAG
- a CDS encoding MORN repeat variant, which yields MKRGKLKIFIIFIIVLLCIIYYNRYFFYQFLPVQSDENYSIRDEVMINNESQKPYTGRLKTDLGDRIEIYSYKNGLLDGVNVVYKNGKIKEIGHWKNNLQNGVFKLYTEEGILIDDAVFKDGNRNGITKQYYNDTGNLHIEAYYVEGLLHGKVKEYYQNKKLLSEINYSSGKINGLAQEYYENGRKKVEMYYENNIPKGSYKMYDSVGQIQLEGTFENGKFSPISETDTDKIILEEVEE from the coding sequence ATGAAAAGAGGAAAATTAAAAATATTTATAATATTTATTATAGTTTTATTGTGTATAATTTATTACAATAGGTATTTCTTTTATCAATTTTTACCTGTTCAGTCTGATGAAAATTATAGTATTAGAGATGAAGTTATGATAAATAATGAGAGTCAAAAACCATATACAGGTAGACTTAAAACTGATCTTGGGGATAGGATTGAAATTTATTCTTATAAGAATGGACTGTTAGATGGAGTTAATGTAGTATATAAAAATGGTAAAATTAAGGAAATTGGTCATTGGAAAAATAATTTACAGAATGGAGTATTTAAACTTTATACTGAAGAAGGTATTTTGATTGATGATGCAGTTTTTAAAGATGGAAATAGAAACGGTATTACTAAACAATATTATAATGATACTGGAAATTTACATATAGAAGCCTATTATGTTGAAGGACTTTTACATGGAAAAGTAAAGGAATATTATCAAAATAAAAAATTGTTGAGTGAAATTAATTATAGTAGTGGCAAAATAAATGGATTAGCTCAAGAATATTATGAAAATGGTAGAAAAAAAGTGGAAATGTATTATGAAAATAATATACCTAAGGGGTCTTATAAAATGTATGATTCTGTTGGTCAAATTCAATTAGAAGGAACTTTTGAAAATGGAAAATTCTCTCCTATAAGTGAAACAGATACTGATAAAATAATTTTAGAAGAAGTTGAAGAATAA
- a CDS encoding Predicted membrane protein has protein sequence MEAKKNKVDESLIFMGLLTFIGGFINAYAFFTRGQAFVSMHTGNMAKIGLSLYQNDFNMLISSIVPILGCLLGAVFAQLLKSILKEYELPKLQKALLITELIILLGIGFISTSFSNNIVNFLLSVITTFQLSNFRKYNGNVHNSTIATGNLRSLGAHIGDVLIKKDIESFKIASKYFILVFSFPVGIFFGGFLSTLCGIYAIWFCCIILLFLTSLIKYENK, from the coding sequence ATGGAAGCAAAGAAAAATAAGGTAGATGAAAGTTTAATTTTTATGGGTCTTCTTACTTTTATTGGGGGATTTATTAATGCATATGCATTTTTTACAAGAGGGCAAGCTTTTGTTAGTATGCATACAGGAAATATGGCTAAAATAGGATTATCTTTATATCAGAATGATTTTAATATGCTTATATCAAGTATTGTGCCTATATTAGGTTGTCTTTTAGGAGCTGTATTTGCTCAGTTGCTAAAATCCATTTTGAAGGAATATGAACTGCCAAAACTGCAGAAAGCTCTTTTAATTACAGAACTTATTATTCTATTAGGAATCGGATTTATTTCTACTTCCTTTTCTAATAATATAGTAAATTTTTTACTTTCTGTTATAACAACTTTCCAGTTAAGCAATTTTAGAAAATATAATGGCAATGTCCATAATAGTACTATTGCAACAGGGAATTTAAGAAGTCTTGGAGCTCATATAGGTGATGTTTTAATAAAGAAAGATATTGAATCTTTTAAAATAGCTTCTAAATATTTTATATTGGTATTTTCTTTTCCAGTTGGAATATTCTTTGGTGGATTTCTTAGTACTCTATGTGGCATATATGCAATTTGGTTTTGCTGTATTATTTTATTATTTTTAACTTCATTAATCAAATACGAAAATAAATAA
- the sigH_1 gene encoding Stage 0 sporulation protein H, translated as MQEAMIGLLKAINAYDENKNASFTTFALLCIKRQIITALKNSNSGKNRILNMAVSTSSDDEDEADLTYDNKSFNFYNPEEIYLSKEKMKYLNQYLKTHLSPMENEIFEYMLAEMSYTEIAKKTGRELKSVDNSIQRIKKKLKTFIEEYEKN; from the coding sequence ATGCAAGAAGCTATGATTGGGCTTTTAAAAGCTATAAATGCTTATGATGAAAATAAAAATGCTTCTTTCACAACTTTTGCATTATTATGCATTAAACGCCAAATTATTACTGCATTAAAAAATTCAAATTCAGGAAAAAACAGAATACTAAACATGGCAGTTTCTACTTCTTCAGATGATGAAGATGAGGCAGATCTCACATATGATAATAAGTCATTCAATTTTTATAATCCAGAAGAAATTTACCTTAGTAAAGAAAAAATGAAGTATCTCAACCAATATTTAAAAACACATTTGAGCCCTATGGAAAATGAAATTTTTGAATATATGCTTGCTGAAATGTCTTATACAGAAATAGCAAAAAAAACTGGAAGAGAATTAAAATCTGTAGATAACAGTATACAGAGAATAAAGAAAAAGTTGAAAACTTTTATTGAAGAATATGAAAAAAATTAA
- a CDS encoding Adhesion protein FadA, with product MSTLEQLELNLQQLEAEERAMYNQRKAEAEEAEKTLEAQRKMYAEISEKEKRILSVKDNKFYKGQYQELAKKYGEAKKELEADMRKQEEIISIFEAIK from the coding sequence ATGTCTACATTGGAGCAGCTTGAACTTAATCTTCAACAATTAGAAGCAGAGGAAAGAGCAATGTACAATCAAAGAAAAGCTGAGGCAGAAGAGGCAGAAAAAACATTAGAAGCTCAAAGAAAAATGTATGCAGAGATATCAGAGAAAGAAAAAAGAATATTAAGTGTAAAAGATAATAAGTTTTATAAAGGACAATATCAGGAATTAGCAAAAAAATATGGTGAGGCTAAAAAGGAACTTGAGGCAGATATGAGGAAGCAGGAAGAAATAATCAGTATATTTGAAGCAATAAAGTAA
- the hup_9 gene encoding HB, protein MQSMGLMLMNKKELAKLYSAISQGKISQKAALEEIDIFLETMQEALVISGKVKFIKKGTFEVLKKEPRIVSNPSTRELMKIYPRKVVRFRASKSIIK, encoded by the coding sequence ATGCAGTCAATGGGTTTGATGCTGATGAATAAGAAAGAACTAGCAAAGCTATACAGCGCAATAAGTCAGGGGAAGATATCGCAAAAAGCAGCACTAGAAGAAATAGATATATTTCTAGAAACTATGCAGGAAGCTTTGGTGATAAGTGGAAAGGTAAAATTTATAAAAAAAGGAACTTTTGAGGTACTAAAAAAAGAACCAAGAATAGTATCAAATCCATCAACTAGAGAATTGATGAAAATTTATCCTAGAAAGGTAGTAAGATTTAGAGCATCAAAAAGTATAATAAAATAA
- the ihfA_2 gene encoding Integration host factor subunit alpha, protein MTEKEFIKFYKRRNFSRNHKEAKEKIDLFWNAILKALEEDGKVVLKNWGRFEKKEVKARKIVIPKMNEAVITEAKKKIRFRTGTGLQDAVNGFDADE, encoded by the coding sequence ATGACAGAAAAAGAATTTATAAAGTTCTATAAGAGAAGAAATTTTTCAAGGAATCACAAAGAGGCAAAAGAGAAAATAGACCTGTTCTGGAATGCAATATTAAAGGCTTTAGAAGAAGATGGAAAAGTAGTATTAAAGAATTGGGGAAGATTTGAGAAAAAAGAAGTAAAAGCAAGAAAAATAGTGATACCTAAAATGAATGAAGCAGTAATAACTGAAGCAAAGAAAAAGATACGATTCAGAACAGGAACAGGTTTGCAAGATGCAGTCAATGGGTTTGATGCTGATGAATAA
- the hup_10 gene encoding HB encodes MNKRELAKIYSTITQGKISQKAALEEINIFTQTLQEALMKYDSVTFVNRGILEVLERKPRLVSNPSTRELMKIYPKKVVRFRASKNIMK; translated from the coding sequence ATGAATAAGAGAGAGCTGGCAAAGATATACAGCACAATAACTCAGGGAAAGATATCACAAAAGGCAGCACTAGAAGAAATAAATATATTTACCCAAACCTTACAGGAAGCCTTGATGAAATATGATTCAGTAACATTTGTCAACAGAGGTATACTTGAGGTACTGGAAAGAAAGCCGAGATTAGTTAGTAATCCATCAACTAGAGAATTGATGAAAATATATCCAAAGAAGGTAGTAAGATTTAGAGCATCAAAAAATATAATGAAATGA
- a CDS encoding Bacterial DNA-binding protein produces MTEKEFIKFYKKRNLSRSYKEVKEKIDLFWDTILKALDEDGKVSLKDWGVFEKKEVAPRKIMTPRMEKERVTKAGEKISFRTGTGLKTLVNRDDTDE; encoded by the coding sequence ATGACAGAAAAAGAATTTATAAAGTTCTATAAAAAGAGAAATCTTTCAAGAAGCTATAAAGAGGTAAAAGAGAAAATAGACCTTTTCTGGGATACAATACTAAAAGCTTTAGATGAAGATGGAAAAGTATCATTAAAAGATTGGGGAGTATTTGAGAAAAAAGAGGTAGCTCCAAGGAAAATAATGACGCCACGAATGGAAAAAGAAAGAGTGACAAAAGCAGGGGAAAAGATAAGTTTCCGAACAGGAACAGGCTTAAAAACTCTTGTTAATAGAGATGATACTGATGAATAA
- a CDS encoding DNA binding domain, excisionase family — protein sequence MNREEYIYMKLESLSPLDKALSKEMVKYLGEWATIEEVAKYLKKHKNTIYDKVDGGDLLYRRIGPSILIYTRSIIFLLE from the coding sequence ATGAATAGAGAGGAATATATTTATATGAAACTTGAGAGCCTTTCACCTTTGGATAAAGCTCTTTCCAAGGAGATGGTGAAGTATCTTGGAGAGTGGGCAACAATTGAGGAGGTAGCAAAATATTTGAAAAAGCACAAAAATACAATTTATGACAAGGTAGATGGGGGAGATCTTCTTTACAGAAGAATAGGACCAAGCATTTTAATCTACACCAGAAGTATAATTTTTTTACTGGAATAA
- the dnaI_3 gene encoding Primosomal protein DnaI — translation MEKCKYCGKEYRENPMSHIEKLPEFIKEKIKYIPDCNCLEEISKKEMEELEKKRVYEGMKNKIKKYKDISVIDNKFLESRFGNADMSEKYMILVKKYADNFLVKEKKTGILLYGDVGTGKTFASACIANYLMEYGKTVIVINLALYLNRLSIEWGEKEKTILEQTEKCDLMIIDDFGTEKSLNENQSGWRAEKIYNLIDARYRSNKPLIITTNLNFNSDESKCELTEKFSIQGKNRIRDRIIDMCFPVRVTGKSRRGITREKFLEFMG, via the coding sequence ATGGAAAAATGTAAATATTGTGGAAAAGAGTACAGAGAAAATCCCATGAGCCACATAGAAAAACTTCCTGAATTTATAAAAGAAAAAATAAAGTATATCCCAGACTGCAATTGTTTGGAAGAAATATCAAAAAAAGAAATGGAGGAATTGGAGAAAAAAAGGGTTTACGAAGGTATGAAAAATAAAATAAAAAAATATAAGGATATTTCTGTTATAGATAATAAATTTCTGGAAAGCAGATTTGGAAATGCTGATATGAGTGAAAAATATATGATTTTAGTCAAGAAATATGCAGATAATTTTCTTGTCAAAGAGAAAAAAACAGGAATATTGCTGTATGGAGATGTAGGAACAGGAAAGACTTTTGCAAGTGCCTGTATAGCAAACTATCTCATGGAATATGGAAAGACTGTTATAGTAATCAATTTAGCTCTCTATTTGAACAGGCTGAGTATAGAATGGGGAGAAAAGGAAAAAACTATTCTTGAACAGACAGAAAAGTGTGATTTGATGATTATAGACGATTTTGGAACTGAAAAAAGTTTGAATGAAAATCAATCTGGCTGGAGGGCTGAGAAGATATATAATCTTATTGATGCGCGATATAGAAGCAATAAACCTTTGATTATAACAACGAATTTGAATTTTAACAGTGATGAGAGTAAATGTGAATTGACAGAGAAATTTTCGATACAGGGCAAAAATAGAATCAGAGATAGAATAATTGATATGTGTTTTCCTGTAAGAGTAACAGGAAAAAGCAGGAGGGGGATAACTAGAGAGAAATTTTTAGAATTTATGGGATAA